One window of Arthrobacter oryzae genomic DNA carries:
- a CDS encoding (2,3-dihydroxybenzoyl)adenylate synthase → MTSHTSEGTIPWPKDLAAEFRSKGYWEDRTLGAYVLETADRLPDKIAIVDGDVRLSYAELANRMDAAAERLLQLGLKADDRIMVQLPNGWQFTVLTLACFRAGIIPVMALPAHRQYELSFLTELSESRAIAVPDVIKDFDHQAMAEELAASIPSLEIILVSGAAKPLNVRLEEILAPAKDVADARARLDAAAPSPDSPALFLLSGGTTGLPKLITRTHNDYAYNIKATSVPTGVSEDTVYLGTLPASHNFPLACPGILGILFAGGRVIMLPSPEPRKAFAAIEREGVTLSTAVPAVAQRWIEYQQEAGTMQLASLEVLQVGGSRLPDEIARKVKPVLGATLQQVFGMAEGLINTTRLDDPEDVICTTQGRPVSEADEVRIVDEAGEDLPDGVAGAILTRGPYTPRGYYRAPEANTRAFTPDGWYASGDIVERRPDGNLIVQGRDKDMINRGGEKISAEEIESLVYRIDDVTMAAAVAMPDQMLGERLCLYITVKPGREVTLEQIQELLRRTGVAAFKIPEHLVVVEELPTTKVGKINKKDLRADIAERLATASAHSK, encoded by the coding sequence ATGACCAGCCACACGAGCGAAGGCACCATTCCGTGGCCGAAGGACCTGGCAGCCGAATTCCGCAGCAAGGGCTACTGGGAAGACCGCACGCTGGGCGCCTACGTGCTGGAAACAGCAGACCGGTTGCCGGACAAAATCGCGATTGTGGACGGGGACGTCCGGCTCAGCTACGCCGAACTGGCCAACAGGATGGATGCTGCCGCGGAACGCCTTCTGCAACTGGGCCTCAAAGCGGACGACCGCATCATGGTCCAGCTGCCTAACGGCTGGCAGTTCACGGTACTGACCTTGGCCTGCTTCCGGGCCGGCATCATCCCGGTCATGGCTCTGCCTGCACACCGCCAGTACGAGCTCTCCTTCCTCACCGAACTCTCCGAATCGCGCGCCATTGCAGTTCCGGACGTCATCAAGGACTTTGACCACCAGGCCATGGCCGAAGAACTTGCGGCAAGCATCCCGTCCTTGGAGATCATCCTCGTTTCGGGGGCAGCAAAGCCCCTAAACGTACGTCTCGAGGAAATCCTGGCCCCTGCAAAGGACGTCGCGGACGCCCGCGCAAGGCTGGACGCCGCCGCGCCTTCACCCGACTCACCGGCGCTGTTTCTTCTCTCAGGGGGCACCACCGGCCTACCCAAACTGATCACCAGAACCCACAACGACTACGCCTATAACATCAAGGCCACCTCGGTTCCCACCGGAGTGTCCGAGGACACCGTGTACTTGGGCACCCTGCCGGCGAGCCACAACTTCCCGCTGGCCTGCCCGGGCATCCTCGGGATTCTGTTCGCCGGCGGCCGCGTGATCATGCTGCCAAGCCCCGAACCACGCAAGGCTTTCGCCGCTATCGAACGTGAAGGAGTGACACTCTCCACTGCTGTCCCAGCTGTCGCCCAGAGATGGATTGAATACCAGCAGGAAGCCGGCACCATGCAGCTGGCCAGCCTCGAGGTGCTTCAGGTCGGAGGATCACGTCTGCCTGACGAGATTGCCCGGAAAGTGAAGCCCGTCCTGGGTGCCACCCTGCAGCAGGTCTTCGGGATGGCAGAAGGGCTCATCAACACCACACGGCTGGATGACCCCGAAGACGTCATCTGTACTACACAGGGTCGCCCAGTGTCCGAAGCCGACGAGGTGCGCATCGTCGACGAGGCCGGCGAAGACCTGCCAGACGGAGTCGCCGGCGCCATCCTCACCCGCGGTCCGTACACCCCCCGCGGATATTACCGGGCGCCCGAAGCCAACACCCGGGCCTTCACTCCCGACGGCTGGTACGCCAGCGGCGACATCGTGGAGCGGCGCCCCGACGGAAACCTGATCGTTCAGGGCCGCGACAAGGACATGATCAACCGGGGCGGCGAGAAGATCTCGGCCGAGGAAATCGAAAGCCTGGTCTACCGGATTGACGACGTGACCATGGCGGCCGCGGTCGCCATGCCGGACCAGATGCTCGGTGAACGCCTCTGCCTGTACATCACAGTCAAACCAGGACGCGAAGTAACTCTGGAACAAATCCAAGAGCTGCTGCGCCGGACCGGTGTGGCTGCATTCAAGATCCCTGAGCACCTCGTCGTGGTTGAGGAGCTGCCCACGACAAAGGTCGGAAAGATCAATAAGAAGGACCTCCGGGCCGACATCGCAGAACGGCTGGCTACCGCCAGCGCCCACTCAAAGTAG
- a CDS encoding cupin domain-containing protein — protein MTENITHESVATSHTLPEPTAEEAAQLKELYRDFDRENLIPLWTEIADLMPMVPSPKAVPHVWRWSDLYPLAARAGDLVPVGRGGERRAIALANPGLAGTPYATPTLWAAIQYLGGRETAPEHRHSQNAFRFVVEGEGVWTVVNGDPVRMSRGDFLLTPGWNFHGHHNDTDEPMAWIDGLDIPFVHYADAGFFEFGTERVTDEATPDISRSERLWAHPGLRPLSGLDDTTSSPIAAYRWEYTDRALAEQLLLEDEGHPATVSQGHAAVRYTNPTTGGDVMPTIRAEFHRFRAGASTETVREVGSSVWQVFEGTGSVVLNGETRNLEKGDLFVVPSWAAWSLQAGTDSQTLFDLFRFSDAPIFERLNFNRTYIEGRNK, from the coding sequence ATGACCGAGAACATCACCCATGAGTCAGTTGCTACCAGCCACACCCTGCCGGAGCCGACTGCAGAGGAGGCTGCGCAGCTCAAGGAGCTGTACCGGGATTTTGACCGCGAGAACCTGATCCCGTTGTGGACTGAGATCGCGGATTTGATGCCGATGGTCCCGTCTCCGAAGGCGGTCCCGCATGTGTGGCGGTGGAGCGACCTGTACCCGCTGGCGGCCCGCGCCGGCGACCTGGTGCCCGTGGGCCGCGGCGGGGAACGCCGCGCCATTGCCCTGGCCAACCCCGGCCTGGCCGGTACCCCGTATGCGACGCCGACGCTGTGGGCTGCGATCCAATACCTGGGGGGCCGGGAAACCGCCCCGGAGCACCGCCACTCCCAGAACGCGTTCCGCTTCGTGGTTGAGGGCGAGGGCGTCTGGACCGTGGTGAACGGGGACCCGGTGCGGATGTCCCGCGGGGATTTCCTGCTGACCCCGGGCTGGAACTTCCACGGCCACCACAACGACACCGATGAGCCGATGGCCTGGATCGACGGCCTGGACATCCCGTTCGTGCACTACGCCGACGCCGGGTTCTTCGAGTTCGGCACCGAGCGGGTCACCGACGAGGCCACCCCGGACATCTCCCGCTCCGAGCGGCTCTGGGCCCACCCCGGGCTGCGTCCGCTCTCGGGCCTGGATGACACCACCAGCTCCCCCATCGCGGCCTACCGCTGGGAATACACCGACCGTGCCCTGGCCGAGCAGCTCCTGCTCGAGGACGAGGGCCACCCGGCCACCGTGTCCCAGGGCCACGCCGCCGTCCGGTACACCAACCCCACCACCGGCGGGGACGTGATGCCCACCATCCGGGCCGAATTCCACCGCTTCCGCGCCGGCGCGTCCACCGAGACCGTCCGCGAAGTCGGCTCCAGTGTCTGGCAGGTCTTCGAAGGAACCGGCTCCGTGGTCCTGAACGGCGAAACCCGGAACCTGGAAAAGGGCGACCTCTTCGTTGTCCCGTCCTGGGCCGCCTGGTCCCTGCAGGCCGGGACTGATTCACAAACTTTGTTTGACCTGTTCCGGTTCAGCGACGCCCCCATCTTTGAACGCCTGAACTTCAACCGCACCTACATCGAAGGACGCAACAAGTAA